The following nucleotide sequence is from Stigmatopora nigra isolate UIUO_SnigA chromosome 20, RoL_Snig_1.1, whole genome shotgun sequence.
GAGCTCACGGCGCCCTTTACGGGCCAAAGGTCCGCCCCCCGTTTTCGTCCGGTGACGTCACGCTCCTCCTAAACGACTTCCATATGTGTTGACGTTGGAGAGCGGCGCCTCCTCTTTGGCTCACCCCCCCTGGAGGCTCCCCTCGGCCCCGCCCCTCTCAACTTGGCAGGGCGTTGCATCACGCAAGCGCTAAAATTCCAAAgcacacatcttttttttgctaGCTTTTGTTGCGCCGGCCGTAAGTAGGTCACCGGTCCTGGCCGGTACCGAGACGTTTTGACCTATCCGAGCGCGGCGACCTTTCCGCCGGGATTGGGGCGAGTCGACGTTTCCCAAATCCCAGTTGACGGGGCCTAATTATACATCTCTCCGGGGCCGAGTTGTCTTTGGCCCGTGGCTTGTTTTCATCCTTGGTGCGCAAGCGTGTAAttattgcccccccccccctcctcccaaACATTCCTCTATCTCATCTCGATCCCGTTAGCGGATGCTCTCATTAGCATAAAAGTCCGGTTCTATTGGGGTTCTCTTCTTCTCCTGGCAGGCTCCTGAAAATGGCGCTCCACCTCTCCCCAGCTCGTCCCTCCCGGAAGGTTACTACGAGGAGGCCGTGCCGTTGAGTCCCGGCAAAGCTCCGGAATACATCACGTCCAGTGAGATACGCGCCGAAAAAATGGCCGCCGGCCGGCACGGTGTCCGATCCAACCTTCTAAGTCGCTATTGTCGTCGCCAGACTACGACTCGGACGCCATGAGCAGCTCCTACGAGTCGTAcgacgaagaagaagaggacGAGGACAAGGGACAGAAGACACGCCACCAGTGGCCGTCCGCCGAGGCCTCCATGGATCTGGTGAAGGACGCCCGCATCTGCGCTTTCTTGCTCCGCAAAAAGCGCTTCGGGCAGTGGTCCAAGCTTCTCTGCGTAGTCAAGGACAACAAACTTCTGGTGAGGATGGCATCCCCAAACCTGGGGGACCTTTCATTTGTCTCATTTTTGCTCTTTTGACTGGGCAGTGCTACAAGACGTCCAAGGACCAGACGCCGCAAATGGAGCTGACCCTGTCGGGTTGCGGCGTCAGCCACGTCCCCAAAGACGGCAAGAAGAAGCGCCACGAGCTGAAGATCGTCCCCCCGGGGGCGGACGCCCTGGTGCTGGCCGTGCAGAGCGAAGAGCAAGCCGAGCAGTGGCTCAAGGTAACGGGACGCCAAAAACCAGGACAGCCCGACTGTCCAAATCTGAGTCCCAATTCCAAATTGTTGCGAATGAGCATCTTTAATGTGTGGAAATATTCCAGGCTTCCTAATCCCGCCCTATTTTTAGGGCCTTAACTTTCCACCATCCCAGCATCCGTCCGTCCCATTTTCCACTTGTTTCAACGTACCACTCCTTTCTAGGTCATGAGGGAAGTGTGCGATAACGGCACTTTGGAACTGGACGCCTCCGGATTCCCGCTCCACAAAGTCGAACTGGAAAAGGTACGGTCGGCGCCATTTTGCAAATCACTGTCCAGTCCAACCGGATTTTGCTCTCTTTTCAGAAATCGTCCTGCGACAGACCCAGCTCCGACGGGGAACCTGCACACGAGAACGGACAATTGGACGGCAAGGAGGCGGGTACGTACCCCTCGGCTCCGCCTTTACCTCGAGTTGGGCTACAGGTGTGCTACCCCTCCCTCCCCCAGGAAAGGGGAAAAAGAGTTCCAAGTCAGAGCCCGGCAAGACCGGCACGGTGGGCAAAGGCGCCGGGAAGAAGATCACCAAAATCATCGGGCTGGGCAAGAAGAAGCCGTCGGTGGACGAGCAGACTTCTTCGGCGGAGGAAGACGGGCCCGCCTGCGGTAGGTTTATTgtcggggtaaaaaaaaaaaaagtccaaagagCCCTAAGTCCATCCCCCTAAAGGCTACCTGAACGTGCTGTCCAACAACCGCTGGCGCGAACGCTGGTGCCGGCTGAAGGACAACCAGCTGCTCCTCCACAAGGACCAGGACGACCTGAAGAGCCACATGGCTTCGCTGCCCCTCCGAGGTTGCGAGGTCATCCCGGGCCTGGACCACAAGCACCCCTTTGCCTTCCGCCTGCTACGCAACGGTCAAGAAGTGGCCGTCCTGGAGGTGCCGTCCGCCATTAAACCGATGGTGTCGTTTTGGTCTCGTCACggtttttgttttctctccaAGGCGTCCTCCTCCGAATCCATGGGTCGCTGGCTGGGGGTCCTCTTGTCGGAGACGGGCTCCACGGCCGATCCGGCCACCCTGCACTACGACTACATCGACGTGGAGACCACGGCTAACGTCATCCAGCTGGCCAAGCAGTCCCTGTGGTAAGATGGCCGACCAGACTGACTAGACCGGTGCTCCTCCGACCCCGCCGTAATTGTTTGTGACAGTTTCACCAGCAAGCGAGCCATCTCTCCCAAGCCCTACTTGGACAACCACGTGGGCAGTTACGCCTGCCCCAGCGGGACGGCCCTGCACTACCACGACGTGCCCATCAACGGAATGGTTAGCTTCAAATCCGTCCGTCACCCCGCTTCTCGCCGCCTCCGTCACCCGCTTCTTTCCTAACGCCCCCTGGGCTTTTCGGCGCTCAAGAGCGGTCCCGACGAGCCGGTCCGGGAGGACGACTCCTACGAAAACGTGCCCTCGAGCAAGCGGAGCGCTTGTGGCAATGTCTATAAGAGCCCCGTCTCTAAAGTTTCTTCTAAGTTCCTCACTGCTGGtactaaaaacaaagacaccACTCAGGTGACTAACATTTTCTGCTCTTGTGGCCACGCCATTAACACACCTAACCCTTTTCCACCTTTACCACTTTGTCGCTGATGCTAACGTGCCTAGCTAGCTTGCGCTCGGCTAACCTTCTTTTCCAATTAGCTGAAGGGAAAGAAAGGAAACGTTGGAAGCGCGTCGACCTCCAGACAGAAGACGGATTTGAAAAGTCAGCCAAAGAAGAACGGATTGGCGTGCATCAACGGCTCGGCGTCGTTGAAACGCAACAACTCGGGTAAgcgccgccgccatcgccgaCGTCAACAAACAAATAGCTTAACCCCGTTGGCCTTTCTAGGAGCGGAACAATGTAAATACGGGAAAAACCGGGTGGAGGCGGACGCCATACGTCTACAGGCCAAAGACGACGAGCTGAACAAGAAGAAAGCCGACATCCGGAACCATCTGCTGGCCCTGAAGAAGGAGCGCAAGGACCTACGCGCCGCCATAGAAGCCGCCTCAGGTCAGTGGCAGGACCTTGAGCGACCCCACCGACCTTCCTCCGCCATGACCGTCATCTACCCGGCCGTTTTTATCCAGGCAAGCGATCGCAGGCCTCGCTTTCGGAACGACTGAAGAAGGTGGAGGACGAATGCCGACACAAGGAGGAAGAGCGGGTCAACCTGGAACTGGAGCTGACTGAGGTCAAAGGCAGCCTGAAGAAGGCCCTAAGCGGAGGGGTCACCCTGGGGCTCACCATCCAGCCCAAATCGGCAGCCGCCCCAGTCCaggtggcccacgggccgcgctctattccacaaaaaaagtagtCTGACTTGGCTGACTCGATGCCATTTCCCTCCTAACTTAGTCGCCGGCGGCGTTGCGGCGCATCCAGGAGTCTTCGCCCTTCTCCAGCTGCGACACCAGCGACACCGAGTCCTGCTCGCTGCCGGTCAACAGCGCCTCACTTCTCCGCCGCCAGCAGGGCGTCCCCAAACCTTCGCCAATCCGGGGTCACGTCCTGAGGAAGGCCAAGGTTCGTACGCCAAAAGATCCCTGGTGGCCATTTTGGTTTCTATTTCATTTCAAAGTGCATTTTCTTTGTATTCCAGGAATGGGAACAGAAGAGTGGAACTTAAAGCAGGACACGCTTGCACGTATATTTATTTGGAAATTGCCCTTTGACTTCTTTTCATCTATTTACAACAACAAGGAAAACAAGGAAATGTTGGTTGTTGAAGACACTTTTGGACCAAGTTTACATACTGGATCTGTGTGGTGGTCTTTTTTAACTTTCTTTTGGCCAACGGATTCCATTTCGACCcaatatttatttgtaaatgtttccagaagaagaaaacaaacaagattTAGCTTCCCTCTATTTATGCTGATATATACAAGTATTTAAAGTATGTGCTGAAGAATTGGATTTCTTTGTGGTCATAGTGttgctatttcttttttttagcgcTTATGCCTCTTAATAACTATTTACCAAATATTACAACCACtaaagtggaggaaaaaaacgtTTTCCACCTGCTTTATTTTGCCTTGACATCATTTTACATGTTGACATCATTCCAGTAAACATTTCACCGGGAAATTTCTTCTTTTCTATTGTTAGTTTGTAAAATAATTGTGCATATTTAGTCAACTTTGCATGATGACATTACATGTCAACCATTTGTTTGTTCGCACCTTATAAATGTTCTGCTTTATTTTAAAATCGGACAGTCGTCACCTTGACGACGGTAACATCTTTGTACATAAACGGAgagactttttttctgtgtttttatggAATTCTATCAATAAATATCTTCTCAAAATGTCCCGTTGTTGTGTCAAAGTGATGCTATTTCATACTTTCCCCTTCCTTTTTATAAACTAATGGTCTTGAACACATTAAGTGTACTTTATTGAAACATTAGCTTGTTTGCtacttttgtttattattttgagggggggaggggggttcaAAATGGGCCATTTTAAAGTTAGCGTTTCCGCCCGCGTGACGTTTTTGCTGTGCGACAATTCGGAAGACATGATGACGATTACCGCGCCGATCTTTTAGCTCGGCGAGCAGAAAGACACATTTTGCCTGACATTGCATGGCGTTATGAGGAGAATAAATTCATGCGCTTCCAGTCTAAACTCCATTTGACGTTATCGGAGCGAGAGGAGGCGGCGGAATTGGGCTTTCTTCCCCGAGagccccctccccaccccctcATCTGACTTCATTCAATGAAGTGGTAGCATCACACTTAGCATAAGTCAGCTTTGGCGAGCACAAAAAAGAGGCCGTTTGGACACGTTGCGGACAGCCCGGAGTCTAATTTTGTACGACATCGGCGACTAAACGGTAAGTGATGCCTTGGAGCGCGTCTCGTGGAGGTTACGTGACGTCGCGACTTCCGACCCCCGAGATGATGCTAAGCAGCTAGCCTAGCCTCCGTTGCTAACAACAACATGGCCACGCCGGAGTCAAATAAAACAGCT
It contains:
- the afap1 gene encoding actin filament-associated protein 1 isoform X2, with amino-acid sequence MEKRRKEQAMEELVYELRLFLDLLDREYLSAGIREKKMHLSNILNRVLSDQEPLCKAEIHSGLPAPPQMPLPEIPHPWLAPENGAPPLPSSSLPEGYYEEAVPLSPGKAPEYITSNYDSDAMSSSYESYDEEEEDEDKGQKTRHQWPSAEASMDLVKDARICAFLLRKKRFGQWSKLLCVVKDNKLLCYKTSKDQTPQMELTLSGCGVSHVPKDGKKKRHELKIVPPGADALVLAVQSEEQAEQWLKVMREVCDNGTLELDASGFPLHKVELEKKSSCDRPSSDGEPAHENGQLDGKEAGKGKKSSKSEPGKTGTVGKGAGKKITKIIGLGKKKPSVDEQTSSAEEDGPACGYLNVLSNNRWRERWCRLKDNQLLLHKDQDDLKSHMASLPLRGCEVIPGLDHKHPFAFRLLRNGQEVAVLEASSSESMGRWLGVLLSETGSTADPATLHYDYIDVETTANVIQLAKQSLCFTSKRAISPKPYLDNHVGSYACPSGTALHYHDVPINGMSGPDEPVREDDSYENVPSSKRSACGNVYKSPVSKVSSKFLTAGTKNKDTTQLKGKKGNVGSASTSRQKTDLKSQPKKNGLACINGSASLKRNNSGAEQCKYGKNRVEADAIRLQAKDDELNKKKADIRNHLLALKKERKDLRAAIEAASGKRSQASLSERLKKVEDECRHKEEERVNLELELTEVKGSLKKALSGGVTLGLTIQPKSAAAPVQSPAALRRIQESSPFSSCDTSDTESCSLPVNSASLLRRQQGVPKPSPIRGHVLRKAKEWEQKSGT
- the afap1 gene encoding actin filament-associated protein 1 isoform X1, which produces MDHPWPDFTMRSEPRIFTSNGAMEELVYELRLFLDLLDREYLSAGIREKKMHLSNILNRVLSDQEPLCKAEIHSGLPAPPQMPLPEIPHPWLAPENGAPPLPSSSLPEGYYEEAVPLSPGKAPEYITSNYDSDAMSSSYESYDEEEEDEDKGQKTRHQWPSAEASMDLVKDARICAFLLRKKRFGQWSKLLCVVKDNKLLCYKTSKDQTPQMELTLSGCGVSHVPKDGKKKRHELKIVPPGADALVLAVQSEEQAEQWLKVMREVCDNGTLELDASGFPLHKVELEKKSSCDRPSSDGEPAHENGQLDGKEAGKGKKSSKSEPGKTGTVGKGAGKKITKIIGLGKKKPSVDEQTSSAEEDGPACGYLNVLSNNRWRERWCRLKDNQLLLHKDQDDLKSHMASLPLRGCEVIPGLDHKHPFAFRLLRNGQEVAVLEASSSESMGRWLGVLLSETGSTADPATLHYDYIDVETTANVIQLAKQSLCFTSKRAISPKPYLDNHVGSYACPSGTALHYHDVPINGMSGPDEPVREDDSYENVPSSKRSACGNVYKSPVSKVSSKFLTAGTKNKDTTQLKGKKGNVGSASTSRQKTDLKSQPKKNGLACINGSASLKRNNSGAEQCKYGKNRVEADAIRLQAKDDELNKKKADIRNHLLALKKERKDLRAAIEAASGKRSQASLSERLKKVEDECRHKEEERVNLELELTEVKGSLKKALSGGVTLGLTIQPKSAAAPVQSPAALRRIQESSPFSSCDTSDTESCSLPVNSASLLRRQQGVPKPSPIRGHVLRKAKEWEQKSGT
- the afap1 gene encoding actin filament-associated protein 1 isoform X3; amino-acid sequence: MDHPWPDFTMRSEPRIFTSNGAMEELVYELRLFLDLLDREYLSAGIREKKMHLSNILNRVLSDQEPLCKAEIHSGLPAPPQMPLPEIPHPWLAPENGAPPLPSSSLPEGYYEEAVPLSPGKAPEYITSNYDSDAMSSSYESYDEEEEDEDKGQKTRHQWPSAEASMDLVKDARICAFLLRKKRFGQWSKLLCVVKDNKLLCYKTSKDQTPQMELTLSGCGVSHVPKDGKKKRHELKIVPPGADALVLAVQSEEQAEQWLKVMREVCDNGTLELDASGFPLHKVELEKKSSCDRPSSDGEPAHENGQLDGKEAGKGKKSSKSEPGKTGTVGKGAGKKITKIIGLGKKKPSVDEQTSSAEEDGPACGYLNVLSNNRWRERWCRLKDNQLLLHKDQDDLKSHMASLPLRGCEVIPGLDHKHPFAFRLLRNGQEVAVLEASSSESMGRWLGVLLSETGSTADPATLHYDYIDVETTANVIQLAKQSLCFTSKRAISPKPYLDNHVGSYACPSGTALHYHDVPINGMLKGKKGNVGSASTSRQKTDLKSQPKKNGLACINGSASLKRNNSGAEQCKYGKNRVEADAIRLQAKDDELNKKKADIRNHLLALKKERKDLRAAIEAASGKRSQASLSERLKKVEDECRHKEEERVNLELELTEVKGSLKKALSGGVTLGLTIQPKSAAAPVQSPAALRRIQESSPFSSCDTSDTESCSLPVNSASLLRRQQGVPKPSPIRGHVLRKAKEWEQKSGT